GTACCACCCAGTTCACGTGAGCGGGTCTTATCCACCCGGTAGAATCGCTCCCCCAACCTGGGAATTTCATCTTCAGGTACACCCACACCGGTATCGCTTATACTGACGATCATATAACCCTTTTTATCATCAAAGGCCGTTATTGAGACCTTACCCGACTCCGGTGTGAACTTTACGGCATTATCCAGAACATTCAATAATATCTGGGCCAATCTATCCCTGTCAGCCCTGATAGGTGAAAGCTCCTCCGGGATATTCTTATCAATAACAAGCCTCTTCTCCACGGCTTTTGATTCAATAACCGGCAAGACATTTTCAACCACACCATTTAGCGAAACACTCTCAAAGAAGAACTTCATTTCTCCCAATTCGATATCGGAAATGGTTAAAAGGTCTTCTACCAGGCGGTTCAGGCGACCGGCGTGTCTGTGAATGATTTGTAGAAATTTCCTGGCTGTTTCCTTTTCCTCGATGGCCCCTTCCTGCAGTGTCTCAATAAATCCAAGGATTGCGGTTAATGGAGTTTTTATCTCATGGGTTATATTGGCCACAAAATCCACTCGCATCTTTTCCAGTTTTTTAAGACGTGTAAAATCATGAAAGACAATCATGGTTTTTTCTTCCCCATTCGGAAATCCATGGATTGACGAAACATTAATCTCCAGAATAATCTGCTCCCCATCTCCCAGAACGACTTCCTGTGAAACGGGCATTCCGGTCTCCCTGAAACGATCAAGCGCTTTTTGCAATTCAACATTTCTGAACGCCTCAACCGGTGTTTTGCCAATTATATCACGGTATTTGACACCAAAAATGTCATTAAAGGCCTCATTCGATGCTTCTATCTTGTCCTGGCTATCGAGTACCAGTACACCATCGGTCATACTGGCAAAGGCCGCCTCCAATTTCCCCTTTTCTTCATTTGCAGACCGCACCCTCTCCTGCAGTTCCATGACCATATAATTGATGTTCCTGGCCAATCTCCCCATTTCATCACTCGAATCGATCATAAGAGTCCCCGGATCTTCACCTTCTCTTAACCTTTTGGTAAACTGCTCCATCTCCTGAATGGGTGATGTTAGTCTGGAGAAAAATATAAAGGCAATTAAAAATGAAAGAACAAGGATGATAACAAATGATTGAAAGATTAGTCCGTACAATTTTCTTACGGAATTTTTGATCTCGACAAGCGGACGCGCCAGTCTGATATAACCAATTGCCCTGGAGTCACTCTTGACAGGCAGGACAACATAAAACATATCCACGCCAAGAGTGTGGCTGAAACGTGTTGCGGTTCCTTTATCAAGAACCTTCGCTTCCTGAATCTCCGGGCGGTTCAGGTGATTATCCATTTTAGAAACATCCTTTTCTGAATCTGCCAGAACTTTTCCCGCAGTATCAATCAGGGTAATCCGCGCATTGGATATCCTGGCTAAATGGACAACCTTCTTTTCAATTTCTTTTTTTGGAGAAGTGAGGTTTATCATCCGGGCATAAGTAATCAGATCACATTCAATCTTTTCCATCAACTTGTTCTTGACCTCTTTACCAACCAGAAACCCAACGATCGCCATAGACAGTACGATAATAACGAGATAGGTTCCAAATATCTTGTAGAATAGACGACTTTTCATAAGGTAATTTCTTCCAAGTTTCTCAGTTCGAGAGCTTTGCACAATACCTATATTGTCATTGCGAGTGAAGCGAAGCAATCTCATAACATACTGATAATTCATAAGATTGCCACGGCTGTCCCCTCACTTCGTTCGGGACGCCTCGCAATGACCAAAATTGCAGTTTTGCAAAGGTCTCAGTTTATAAAAACCTGTTCGCTCTACTTTTCAGAATCTTCAACAGAATATTGATGTCTCACACTCTTTCCGGTAACCATATAGATAACCATGTCCGCAATGCTCTCTGCGTGATCTGAAACTCTCTCTAAATTCTTTGATATCTGCGTAATCAGAATCGCCCTGTGGATGGTCCGGGGATCCTCAATCATAAACGTAAGAAGTTCCCTGAATATCTGTTCGTTGAGGTTGTCCACCATTTCATCATCCTTCCTGACCTTATTGGCCAGGTCACAATCTTCATTAATCAGGGCATCGAGACTTTCCCTGATCATTCCACGTGTAATGT
This is a stretch of genomic DNA from Syntrophales bacterium. It encodes these proteins:
- a CDS encoding ATP-binding protein — translated: MKSRLFYKIFGTYLVIIVLSMAIVGFLVGKEVKNKLMEKIECDLITYARMINLTSPKKEIEKKVVHLARISNARITLIDTAGKVLADSEKDVSKMDNHLNRPEIQEAKVLDKGTATRFSHTLGVDMFYVVLPVKSDSRAIGYIRLARPLVEIKNSVRKLYGLIFQSFVIILVLSFLIAFIFFSRLTSPIQEMEQFTKRLREGEDPGTLMIDSSDEMGRLARNINYMVMELQERVRSANEEKGKLEAAFASMTDGVLVLDSQDKIEASNEAFNDIFGVKYRDIIGKTPVEAFRNVELQKALDRFRETGMPVSQEVVLGDGEQIILEINVSSIHGFPNGEEKTMIVFHDFTRLKKLEKMRVDFVANITHEIKTPLTAILGFIETLQEGAIEEKETARKFLQIIHRHAGRLNRLVEDLLTISDIELGEMKFFFESVSLNGVVENVLPVIESKAVEKRLVIDKNIPEELSPIRADRDRLAQILLNVLDNAVKFTPESGKVSITAFDDKKGYMIVSISDTGVGVPEDEIPRLGERFYRVDKTRSRELGGTGLGLSIVKHLMIAHKGKIEIESRLGRGTTVFLSFPVFEGEVNV